The Corynebacterium auriscanis genome includes the window GCGACCGTAACCCCAGCACCGGACTCTATGTGCTCCTTGACCATTTGCGCAGGGTCCATGCGGTACACGTGATCCGCACCGAAGACGATGATGTAATCCGGCTGCTCATCGTAAACCAAGTTAAGGGACTGCAAGATCGCGTCGGCACTACCGGTAAACCAGCGCTTGCCAAGACGTTGCTGTGCCGGGACTGGAGTGATGTATTGTCCGGCGAGACCCGACAACTGCCACGATTGGGAAATGTGGCGGTCAAGGGAGTGGGATTTGTACTGGGTCAGCACACAGATCTTGTAGTAGCCGGCGTTGACCAAGTTGGACAGTACAAAGTCGATCAAGCGGTAGTTGCCACCGAAGGGAACTGCCGGCTTCGCGCGGTCAGCGGTAAAGGGGAAAAGGCGCTTACCTTCACCACCCGCCAGAACGATGGACAAGACGTTCGGAGTGTTCTTCACACCTCCCACCGTAATGGCGCGCGCGGAGTTTTGCTTGGCGAAATCGATCACATCACTTTTGCGGGGGAACCCTTTGACTTCCGGCCTACCCAAACAGGGTGGCTTACGACGGGAAACTTGTTCAAGCGTGGCTTAAAGTCATAGGTATGCGTATCGCGATGCTGACCAAAGAATACCCACCGGAGATTTACGGCGGAGCCGGCGTGCACGTTACCGAATTGGTACGGCACATGCGTGAATTGGAGACTGTCGACGTCCACTGCATGGGTGGTCCTCGCCAAGAAGAAAACGTCTACGTTCATGGCGTGGACCCAGAATTGAAAAACGCCAATGCTTCCGTGCAGACCCTCTCCACGGGTCTGCGCATGGCAAACCAGCTCAATGCAGGTGGGCCCGTAGATGTGGTGCATTCTCACACGTGGTACACCGGCCTCGGTGGCCATGTTGGCGCGCTGCTTAATGAGATCCCGCACGTAGCCACCGCGCACTCCCTAGAGCCACACCGCCCGTGGAAGCGCGAACAGCTCGGGGGAGGCTACCTAGTGTCCTCGTGGTCGGAAAAGAACGCAATGGAAAAAGCCGATGCAGTAATCGCGGTCTCAGCCAAGATGAAAGAGGCGATTCTAGATGCCTACCCAGCCATCGATCCGGATCGCATTCACGTAGTACTCAACGGCATTGATTCGCAGTTGTGGCAGCCCCGCCCCATTTTCGCCGAGGCCGCAGAGACCACGGGCCGCTCCGTCTTGCAGGAAATTGGTGTTGACCCCTCCCGCCCCATCGTCAGCTTCGTCGGTCGCATCACGCGCCAAAAGGGTGTACCACACCTATTGCGTGCGATACGCCACATGGATAGCGAGATCCAGGTTGTCTTATGTGCAGGCGCACCGGACACCCCGGAAATCGAGGCGGAGGTTACCGGCTTGGTCGAAGAGCTGCAGTCCAGCCGCGATGGCGTGTTCTGGGTCAAGGAAATGCTACCCAAGGAAAACTTGCAGGAAATCCTCACGGCGTCCGATGTATTCCTCTGCCCTTCCATCTATGAACCCCTCGGCATCGTGAACTTGGAGGCCATGGCCTGCGGAACGGCAGTTGTCGCATCGGATGTGGGTGGCATTCCCGAGGTTGTGGTGGATGGCTCCACCGGCACTTTGGTTCATTACGACGCCCACGAGGCCGAAGCCTTCGAGCAGGACTTGGCTCGCGCTACCAATGACCTGGTTGCCGACCGCCACAAAGTACGCGCTTTTGGGCAGGCTGGGCGTGACCGCGCTGTGGATACTTTCAGTTGGGCCACGATCGCTCAACAAACTGTGGACGTATACCGTTCGTTGCTGTAGCGGATACGCCCACCCCTCCCCTAATAACCACCTCAGATAGTTGTTTGGGGGTTCTAAGGACCCCGACCCGCGTCAGCGTTCACTGGTATACATGGGGACATGGAAAACTCCCTCCGCTTAAACCGCCCGGAGTTGCACATCACTGCAGAAACCGGTGTGCTCGAAGCTCCGGCTGGCGCCATCTTCGCCGATGGCGCCATTCACGTGTTCCACCAGTTTCGGCCCACCCCGACTTCCGGGGCGAAGTGGGCGCACCAGGTAGCTTCCTCCGTGGCCTACGACTGGGACGTTTGCGATGATGTTCTGGCCCCCGAAGGCGATGAAATCGATATCCTAGCCGGATCGTCGGTAGGCACGGACGAGGGCGTCGAACTATTTTTTGTTAGCACCACTGCCGACCAGAGTGAGGCAACCGGTCGCGGTGAGCTTCTAGGGTCAGAGATTGACCACGGGGATAAAGGGGCGCGCCAATTCCAGATCCAGCGTGCAGCGATCGACAACATCTCAGAAATGATTGATGTTTCGGACGATCCGTCCACAATCGACCCGCACGTCCGCCGCTTAGGCCCCATCTCGATTGACGATTCAGCCTACGCAGTACGCAATCTAGTGACACCGTGTGTGATCCCCCATGAGCAATTCGGTGGCTGGGTCATGGTGGCGTTGGCTCTGGAGGGTGAAACCGAAGCACGTATCGTGGTGTTGAGCTCTACTGATCGCCAGAACTGGAAGGTTGAGGGGCCATTGCAGCTTGAAGGGAACGCAAAGCTGCCCACGAGCCGACCATTCGCACCGCGCATCGTCCGAATGGACGATGTTGTAACCGGTGAGGCCAAGGATGTCGTTGTGGTGACCTTCCCCAACGAATCTACGCCGTCGCGCGAGACCGCTGGCTATCTAGTGGGAACACTGCAGGGCAACACCCTGCACGTCTCCACCGATTTCCGACCGCTCGATTTCGGTCCGGATTTCACTCGACCTCGCATAATCCAAGGCGAAAGCACCGTTATGTTTGGTCTAGTAGGAACGCATCCGCAAGCTGTGGGTGTGGACTCGTGGGCCAACTGCCTATCGGCGCCCCGTCATCTGACATTGGCCGATGGCAAGCTCTACCAAGACATCGTGGGTGCTCCCGCTGCCGTTCGCGGGTTCTCCGACTACGGAATCATCTACACCGCGCAACTGGATGCTAGCCAGGGCAAGGTCGTGGCCGATCTAGTTAACCAAGACGGGAAGGTAGTGCTGACGATCACCTACGCGGCAAACGAAATTAGTATTGCCCGTAACGGGGTGAACACAGTCAGTGCGCCTTTGGACGACGCGGACAGCGATACCTTGGCGATCTTCGTTGACGGGCCGGTGTGTGAAGTATTCGCTGATGGCGGGTCTGCCACGTTGACCAGCACGGTACTCTCCGAGCAACCCGCTAGTGCCATTGAAGTCAAAGCGCACGATGGCGCAAAGGTCATCGCCAGCATGCGCACTAAGGGCAAGGAAATCCAGCGACGCAACGCTGGACTAACTTCGCCAGAGGAGCAAGAGCGCTTTATGCGCGAAGCTCTGCTCGCGGACCGCGAGCTCGCAACGGGCGTGGACGAGGAACTGTAGTGTTCACTCAGCTGCTGCCCCATTGCGGTTGGTAGCAGTTCCGCCCTGGGGCACCCCGGTGTTGGTAGCAGTTCCGCCCTCGGGCATCCCGATATTGGTAACAGTTCCACCCTCGGGCACCCCGATATTGGTAACAGTTCCACCCTCGGGCACCCCGATGTTGGTAGCAATTCCACCCTCGGGCACCCCGATATTGGTAACAGTTCCACCCTCGGGCACCCCGATATTGGTAACAGTTCCACCCTCGGGCACCCCGATATTGGTAACAGTTCCACCCTCGGGCACCCCGATATTGGTAACAGTTCCACCCTCGGGCACCCCGATATTGGTAGCAGTTCCACCCTCGGGCACCCCGATAACGAACGATATGGGGACGGGGTGTCCACCGCCCATCTCACCGAAGCACCCACCGCCCACATCCCACCGAAGCACCCACCGCCCACATCCCACCGAAGCACCCACCGCCCACATCCCACCGAAGCACCCACCGCCCACTCGCTAGTACGCAAAATGTGCAGCAGAACTCTGACAAAATGCGGCGGTGGGGTCTAGTGGTGAATGCAACACCCTGATTTGTTCATGAGGTGTTGATTATGTCCTACACTCCCGATCCTGCTGTTGTTGCTGCTTTCGACCTGATCGCGAACCACCGCTACAGCGCACTGCACGCAGCCCAAGCCACTGGCTGTACCGACCGTGCGTTGCGGGACTACATCACAAGCCAAGGTGCGCGCCTTGCGCGGGGACGTGGTGGTGGTGGTCTTGCCACCCACAAGACAACCACCCAGATGATGGTCATGTTCTTAGCATGTGCTGGGCGAAGTGATCACGATATTGCCGCCAGAACTGGTGTCCACCCAGTTACCGTGTACCGGTGGGTACATAATTCTGTCATGCCTGTGCCCCGCCCGTCGGTATCGTCGACAAGTAACCGTGATCAACCCATTGTGTTGTCAGTAGACCCCGTGGTGGTGAATTATCAGCCAGCGACAGTCAAAGTCGGCCGGGGTATGCGCTTAACCGCGTTCGACAGGGTCTACATCAAGTTTTGCCTAGATCAGAGTTATTCCATCCGCCGCACCGCCCGACAACTCGGCAGGCATCCCAGCGTGATCAGCCGCGAGGTCACCCGCAACAGTATCGACGGGGTGTATCACCCACTGATAGCCCAGCAACGCAGCATCGATGCAGCCAAACGCCCGAAACCGCGAAAACTTGATGCTCATACCACGTTACGACGTATCGTCATTCGACTGCTTGAACCGGCAGGTCTCACCGAAACGTATCGTAGCTAGGCTGAAACGTTTATCCGGCATTCATCAGGAGTTGACCTTGTCACACGAAACGATGTACCAAGCCCTCTACGTCCAAGCAGCTGGTGGGCTACGCCATGAGTTAACCGTCGACTACGCCCTTTCGATCAGGTCGCACAGGACGACGACCCCGCTCGAAGCTACCGACTCGCGGGCGCGGGGCGAAACCATGGGTTCATGGCGCGACAATACTCCACCCGCCCACCACACGCTGCTGACCGGGCAGTGCCAGGACATTGGGAAGGTGACCTCGTGTGAGGCGCTCAGGGTGGAAAGCACGCGATCATCACCTTGATAGAACGGCATAGCCGGTTGTTCATGGCTAGGTTGTTAACCACCGATCACACGTCCCAGACCGTGGTCACCGCGTTGAAAGACATGCTCGGGCAGATCAACCAGATGGCTATCGCCCCAGACCGTCGCGTCCAGACCCTGACCTGGGATCAGGGCGCGGAAATGGATGCCAGTGGTCAGCTGGCCGAACATTTTGAGGGGTTGAAGCTCTACTTCTGCGATCCGCACTCCCCATGGCAGCGGCCGAGTAACGAGAATATTAATGCCGAGCTACGCCGATTCATTCCGAAAGGCACCGATCTTGCCACGGTGACCCATGAGCAACTCCAGGAATATGAAGACCTCATCAACGACACTCCACGGGTGGTGCTAGATGGACTGACCCCGAGGGAAGTATTCTTTAACCTCGATCCATCCGAAGATGTTGCATTCACCGCCTGACCCTTCCCGGCAGTTTTGTTGGACTTCTGCTGCACATTCATTGGTCAACGTGAGAATACCGGCACCGGGACGTTCGAAAGAACCTCCTATACCCTTCCCGAATTCGCCTCCTGCAACCCGAACAATCTCACCCGCGGAGTTGACAACCTCTATGGGGACCCCTGGTTCCACAGTGGTCACGGACCCGGGCTTCGCAGTTGCTGTAGGCTCCGCTGCCTAGTTGTGCATCGATATGTTGGCCCACTTGTTTGCACCCGACAAAGCTATTGCCGACAGCACCACCAACGCAGTTCCCACCGACAAAGCTGCTGCCGACAGCAACACCAACGCGGTTGCGGTCAACGTCGCCGTTCCGGATATACCACGTTAAGCAATTAAAATGTGCCCTCGGGGCTCCTTCATGGGGGCGCCGAGGGCACATTTCTCCTTCCAAGACGAGGCAAACACCACACTTACCTCATCCACCACAGCGAGGGCTCGAGCAACCAACCACCTTCACATGATGCGAGCCCTCACCGTTGACTCTAACGCACTCCGCGTAAGTTTCTAAGCTGAAACCTAAGATTTCTTTAAACGAGTAATGAGCGCACGGGCGGTCACTTCCATGACATGGGGAAGAGCCTCAATCCTCTGCTGCAAAACATCTGGATGAATGTGGCGGGCCGACGGGCTCATACCGATCTGCGCGGCAATGGAGGCCTGGTCCAAACGCATGGTGAATTCCACGGGCTGGGATGGCCCGACAGGCGTGAGGTGCCCCGAAGCTTGCGAAATCATGCGCTGTACCTTACCGTCCTCCACGTCCAGGATGCCCAAGGGCTCGCGTAGCTCCGATAGGTGCCCACGGTCCGCGGTGAGTACCACTACCTCGCCCTGAGGCTTTAGGATACGGGCGAATTCAGCCGCATTGCGGGGTGCGAAAATAACGGTGATGGCATCCACGCTAGCGTCGCGGATAGGAAGGCGAGACCACGCGTCCGCCACCACGGCCCCCACGCGCGGGTGTGCGTGCGCGAGGCGCTTAGCCGCAGCCGTGGACACATCAACACCAATTCCTCGGGCACCCTCCACGGTGTCGAGCAAGTGCGCCAAATAGTAACCGGTGCCAGCACCGATCTCCACGATGCCCGGCTTGGCATCCGTTGATACTCCGGCCTCGTCAAGGACTTCCTCAACGGAGTGCGTGACCGCTTCCACAAAGGGTGCAAAGTGGCCACCGGAAAGGAATGTCTCGCGGGCGTCGATCATGGAAGCATCGTCGCCTGAATACCGCAGGCCAGAGCCCCCGGCTAGGGTGACATAACCTTGGCGAGCAATGTCATAACTATGACCCGATTCAGAGACCAACGTCTTCCACTTGTCGTCCCCCGCGGCTAAGGCGGTGCCATCGACGGGATCCGCCAGCAGGTCAATGACGTCTTCCAGCACTGACTATTCCTTCCAGCAAAATTGATTCCGTTATTTATAACACTATCTTCGGCTGGGCAGGTAGACGACTCCCCAGCAAACTAACCCGAATGGATTTTATAGTGCCCCCACGAGCATGGGCACTCCATCTCATGGGCCACCACATTCCCAGCGACTGAAAATGTGAAGCCCCGCGACCTCGCGACCGAGGCTTTGCAACGCTGCCACTGATCACCTACTCGCTCATTCACCACATTCCTAGCGGCTCAACCACCACATTTTTAGCGGCTCATCCACCACATTCCTAGCGGCTCAACCACTGAATGAGCGTACGGGCGCCGAAACCGGTACCCAGCGGGGTGATCTCATCGTAAATGCCCTCCGCACGCCCGGGTCCGGCAATATCCAGGTGGACATGGGCCACGCCCCGGGTAAAGCGGCGCACGAACATTGCCGCAGTAGTTGCTCCTGGTCCCGGCGGGCACTGACGCACGTCTGCAATTTTGGAATCCACATCGTCTTCTACGTACTCCGGCGTGGGCATCGGCCACCATCGCTCGCCAACTGAAGCACCCCGGCGCGACAACTTCACACCCACACCCCAATCGGGTGCAAACACGGCACCGGTTCGCAAGCCCAGCGCAACCTTGGCTGCGCCAGTCAATGTAGCGATGGAAACCACTGCTGCCGGCTTGTGCTTACGTGCGCCGTAATTCACGGCATCCGCCAACAACAAACGACCTTCTGCATCTGTGTTGGTGATTTCGCTGGTCAGACCACCGTAGTGCTCGATCACGTCCCCGGGACGGAAGGCCGATGCGCTGGGCATGTTTTCTGCCATTGGAATCAGTGCCACGACCTTGCGGGGTACCTGCATCTCGGCAAGCGCTTGGAAGGCGCTCAGTACACTGGCTCCTCCAGTCATGTCCGTGCGCATGGAATCCATGTTCGCGCTGGGTTTGATGGAAATACCGCCAGTATCGAAGGTCACACCCTTGCCAACCAGCACGACGGTCTTGCGCCGGCGCTTCTGCCCAATTCGTTCTGGGTCCCACACCAGTTCCACCAACCGCGGTGGACGCACAGAGCCCTGCCCCACCGCCAGGATGCCACCGAAGCCTTTTTGCTGCAGCCATTCTTCGTCACGAATGCGTACCTTCACGCCCTCGATGTCATTAACGGCCTTCTTAGCTTGTCGCGCGAACCACTCCGGCGATTTCACATTTGCCGGAGCGTTGGCTAAGTCCCGGGCCAGACACGTCGCCGCACCTAAACGCGCTCCGGTTTTCACGGCGTTCGCTAGGTGCTCGGACGTTGCCGATTTGCCGTTACCCGGCAAAACGATGTGGGCGCGACGAACCTTGGGCTTTCGACGTTTATTGGTGGTGACGAACGTGTGGTTTCCCACCGTCATCCCAATAGCCAAAGAACGTAGCTTATCCGCACTGACGTTCGCGGGAACGCTCACCTGCACCAGGTGTTTCTTGGCACGGACTGGGTGGCCTTGAATCAGGGTGCTCAGACGGCGAACTATATCTGCACCCGCAGCGCGCCAACCGTCGTCCTCGAAGTCCTCCGCGTGGGTCAGATCCAATAGCGCCAGGCGCGAACCTTTGAGTCCGTAAACGAACGACCCATCGGCTTGGATTTCCATGCCTGGGGACTGGGCGGCGTCGGAGGAAAGAATGGAAACCTCAATGATCTCGCTGGACTCGAGGCGCTCCCCCGCGGTCAATTCAACAACTCTTTGCGGGATCGAGGGTATGGGGGCAGTAGTGGGCACTTAGTTTTCCTCCTTCAACGGCGCATGTGGTGAAGATTGGTTGTCAGTGCGGGCAGCGTTTTCCAGCTCCGCCAAACGGGCATGAACGTTTTCAAGGTAGGCGTCCACTTCATCCTGTCGGTAGCCTCGCAACCCCAAGGAAAACTGGACCTTGGTGACCGAAGCGGCCGTCACTGGAGCCTGAGTGAGATTACGCCAGTGCTCTTGTGAAGCAGGCCCTTTCTTCACATCAGGGAACTCTTCCCCACGCCCGAAGACGTTCCCCAGAAGGAACGTCAACAACGCAGCCACAAGCACGCCACCGGCGAAGGACAACAACCAAAACATGATTATTAATCTACCTGCCGAGTGGTGAGCCGTGTCTAATGCGGTTGTGCTGGATCGTCGAAATGGTCGCCGCGAGTTAGGTTATCGATCCGACGCTGCACTTGTCGCTGCTGTTCGCGTAGTTTTTCCTTTTCCTCTTCCAGCGATTCCACCTGGCCATTGTGGGTATCTTGGCAGATCCGAACAGCCTCCAGCGGATCGTCGGTGACGTAGAACAGATCCACGTCCTCGGGTGAAATCATGCCCTCATCCACGAGACGAGTGCGGATCCAGTCCACCAGTCCGCCCCAGAATTCGCTGCCGATCAGAATGATGGGGAAACGTTGGATCTTGCCGGTCTGCACCATCACTAGGGATTCAAACAGCTCATCCAAGGTCCCGAAACCACCGGGCAGACAGATAAACGCCTGCGAGTACTTCAGGAACATCGTTTTGCGCACGAAGAAGTAACGGAAGTTGATGCCCATATCGACCCAACGGTTGAGTCCCTGCTCCATAGGCAACTCAATGCCTAGGCCAATGGACATGCCCCCGGCTTCCTGCGCGCCGCGGTTGGGGGCTTCCATCAATCCTGGGCCACCACCGGTAATGGTGGCATAGCCGGCCTTGTGGATCGCCTCGCCCAGCTGCACACCCGTCTCGTAGTAGGGATGTCCTTCCTTGATACGCGCGGATCCGAATACCGTGATGGCTTTCGGTAGCTTCGCCAGCGCACCGAATCCGTCGATGAACTCCGCTTGGATTCGCATCACACGCCACGGGTCTGTATGCAACCAGTCAGTTTCTTGCTGGTCGCGCAACAGTCGCTGATCTGTGGTCGACGTTTCGCCATCTTCGCGCTGTCGCCCCCGCAAGATCACGGGGCCACGGTAGCGGGTTTCTTGAGGGGGAGTCATCGTTGCTCTTTCTCTCTTCGAGTAGGTGTCCTGTACTTTTCTACCGCCGGGTCCACCTTTTTGCTTGGCATTGCCCCACCCCACCCCTCTGTCTTGACCGCCTCGTCGGCTATTTTTACTCGACGCCCCCCCTGTCCCCGACTGTCGCCCTATGCAGTGAGGAAACTGGTCAGCTGCGCATGCACCTGCTCAATTTGTGCCACGGGGCAGCGTTCATCGCGAGTGTGGGACCCCGACTGTCGCCCTACGCAGTGAGGAAACTGGTCAGCTGCGCATGCACCTGCTCAATTTGTGCCACAGGGCAGCGTTCATCGCGAGTGTGGCACAGGCTGGGATCGCCAGGTCCGAAGTTCACGGCGGGGATACCCAGCGCGGTGAACCGTGCCACGTCAGTCCAACCGTACTTCGCTCGCACGTTGCCCCCGGTGGCCTTAACGAGGCTGACTGCAGCGGGCTGATCCAGCCCCGGGCGCGCCGCAGCCGCCGTGTCGTCAATTTCCACGGCGAATCCCTCCGCGGGCGCATCGGGAGTACCCACCTGTAGCACATCGAAGGTATGCTGCAGGGCTTCGTCCACACTGCGATCCGGGGCGAAGCGGAAGTTGATGAAGGCCCAGGCCTCGTCCGGAATGGTGTTCGTGGCGACGCCGGATTCGGCGATGACTGCATTGAGTCCCTCCTTGTATGTCAGGCCGTCAACTTCAACATCGCGTGGTTCATAGTCGGCGACTCGGACTAGCACGCGCGCAAGGCGGTGCAAAGCATTATCCCCCAGCCAGGACCGCGCGGAGTGCGCGCGTTTGCCCAGCGCGGTTACTTTCACGCGCAGCGTTCCCTGGCACCCTGCTTCAATCAACCCACCGCTGGGTTCACCCAGTAAGGCCAGCTTGCCATCGAGCAATTTCGGATCGGAAGTGACCAAGTGATTCAGGCCATTAAACTCCGTTGCCACTTCTTCGCCTTCGTAGAGAACCAAGGTCATGTCCCTCGTGAGCTCCGGAGAGTTGGCCAAGGTGGCAAAAGCTTGGGCATAACAAGCCGCGCCGGATTTCATATCCACGCTGCCGAGGCCGAAAATGGTGTCCTCCCCCGTCTGCGGGTCTGGACCACGCCGCGAAGGCACATTGTCCGCGGGGGGAACCGTGTCGATATGCCCGGCTAGCACAATGCGGTCCCCCAGATCTCGATGTGTTCGTGCCACGAGCGTGTTCCCGTGACGATTCACCTCCACATTGGGAATCGAGCGCAGCGCTGGTTCAAGCAGGTCAGCGATGGTTTTTTCGTGGTGCGATTCACTGTAGATATCAACCAAATCAGCGGTGAGCTGTACCGGGTCGACCGTAAGGTCGAGCTGTTTGTATTCCATATCACCTTTCATACCCCATCAATATCACGGGTAGTATCGCAAGCCATTTTTCGCGTACTTACAGTGTATAAGTTCCCGTGTGGTGTAATTCATGCATGAGTTCTGCGAAACAAACCGAAAGCTCCCAGTTGGGGCATGGCCTGAAGACGCGCCACCTCACAATGATGGGGCTCGGCTCCGCAATTGGTGCGGGCCTCTTCCTCGGCTCCGGTGTTGGCGTGCGCGCCGCCGGCCCGGCCATTCTTTTGTCATACGTTGTCGCCGGTGTGCTAGTCATCTTCGTGATGCGCATGCTCGGTGAACTCGCCGCTGCGCGCCCGGCATCCGGCACTTTCGCCACCTACGGTCGGCAGGCCTTCGGCCACTGGGCCGGGTTCTCTTTGGGATGGCTGTACTGGTTCATGCTGATCATGGTGATGGGTGCAGAAATCACCGGAGCCGGTGCCATCATGGGTAGCTGGTTCGGTGTGCCGGGCTGGATCCCGGCACTGGTTGCGGTGGTGATCTTCACGATCGTTAACCTCGCCGCCGTGCGCGGTTTTGGTGAGTTCGAATACTGGTTCGCCTTCATCAAGGTGGCTGTAATCGTGATCTTCATCCTCATCGGTTTTGCCCTGTTGTTCGGTTTGTTCCCTGATTACGACTCCCCCGGTTTGAGCAACTTTAGCGATTTCGCCCCCAATGGCATTGCCGGTATCGCCGCTGGCCTGCTGGCCGTTGCTTTTGCATTTGGCGGCATCGAGATCGTGACCATCGCTGCAGCGGAATCCGAAAAGCCCAGTGAATCCATCGCTTCCGCAGTCCGCGCTGTGATCTTGCGTATCTCCATTTT containing:
- a CDS encoding helix-turn-helix domain-containing protein — translated: MSYTPDPAVVAAFDLIANHRYSALHAAQATGCTDRALRDYITSQGARLARGRGGGGLATHKTTTQMMVMFLACAGRSDHDIAARTGVHPVTVYRWVHNSVMPVPRPSVSSTSNRDQPIVLSVDPVVVNYQPATVKVGRGMRLTAFDRVYIKFCLDQSYSIRRTARQLGRHPSVISREVTRNSIDGVYHPLIAQQRSIDAAKRPKPRKLDAHTTLRRIVIRLLEPAGLTETYRS
- a CDS encoding DivIVA domain-containing protein; amino-acid sequence: MFWLLSFAGGVLVAALLTFLLGNVFGRGEEFPDVKKGPASQEHWRNLTQAPVTAASVTKVQFSLGLRGYRQDEVDAYLENVHARLAELENAARTDNQSSPHAPLKEEN
- a CDS encoding methyltransferase domain-containing protein — protein: MLEDVIDLLADPVDGTALAAGDDKWKTLVSESGHSYDIARQGYVTLAGGSGLRYSGDDASMIDARETFLSGGHFAPFVEAVTHSVEEVLDEAGVSTDAKPGIVEIGAGTGYYLAHLLDTVEGARGIGVDVSTAAAKRLAHAHPRVGAVVADAWSRLPIRDASVDAITVIFAPRNAAEFARILKPQGEVVVLTADRGHLSELREPLGILDVEDGKVQRMISQASGHLTPVGPSQPVEFTMRLDQASIAAQIGMSPSARHIHPDVLQQRIEALPHVMEVTARALITRLKKS
- a CDS encoding TIGR00730 family Rossman fold protein, giving the protein MTPPQETRYRGPVILRGRQREDGETSTTDQRLLRDQQETDWLHTDPWRVMRIQAEFIDGFGALAKLPKAITVFGSARIKEGHPYYETGVQLGEAIHKAGYATITGGGPGLMEAPNRGAQEAGGMSIGLGIELPMEQGLNRWVDMGINFRYFFVRKTMFLKYSQAFICLPGGFGTLDELFESLVMVQTGKIQRFPIILIGSEFWGGLVDWIRTRLVDEGMISPEDVDLFYVTDDPLEAVRICQDTHNGQVESLEEEKEKLREQQRQVQRRIDNLTRGDHFDDPAQPH
- a CDS encoding GH32 C-terminal domain-containing protein, whose product is MENSLRLNRPELHITAETGVLEAPAGAIFADGAIHVFHQFRPTPTSGAKWAHQVASSVAYDWDVCDDVLAPEGDEIDILAGSSVGTDEGVELFFVSTTADQSEATGRGELLGSEIDHGDKGARQFQIQRAAIDNISEMIDVSDDPSTIDPHVRRLGPISIDDSAYAVRNLVTPCVIPHEQFGGWVMVALALEGETEARIVVLSSTDRQNWKVEGPLQLEGNAKLPTSRPFAPRIVRMDDVVTGEAKDVVVVTFPNESTPSRETAGYLVGTLQGNTLHVSTDFRPLDFGPDFTRPRIIQGESTVMFGLVGTHPQAVGVDSWANCLSAPRHLTLADGKLYQDIVGAPAAVRGFSDYGIIYTAQLDASQGKVVADLVNQDGKVVLTITYAANEISIARNGVNTVSAPLDDADSDTLAIFVDGPVCEVFADGGSATLTSTVLSEQPASAIEVKAHDGAKVIASMRTKGKEIQRRNAGLTSPEEQERFMREALLADRELATGVDEEL
- the dapE gene encoding succinyl-diaminopimelate desuccinylase, with protein sequence MEYKQLDLTVDPVQLTADLVDIYSESHHEKTIADLLEPALRSIPNVEVNRHGNTLVARTHRDLGDRIVLAGHIDTVPPADNVPSRRGPDPQTGEDTIFGLGSVDMKSGAACYAQAFATLANSPELTRDMTLVLYEGEEVATEFNGLNHLVTSDPKLLDGKLALLGEPSGGLIEAGCQGTLRVKVTALGKRAHSARSWLGDNALHRLARVLVRVADYEPRDVEVDGLTYKEGLNAVIAESGVATNTIPDEAWAFINFRFAPDRSVDEALQHTFDVLQVGTPDAPAEGFAVEIDDTAAAARPGLDQPAAVSLVKATGGNVRAKYGWTDVARFTALGIPAVNFGPGDPSLCHTRDERCPVAQIEQVHAQLTSFLTA
- a CDS encoding amino acid permease codes for the protein MSSAKQTESSQLGHGLKTRHLTMMGLGSAIGAGLFLGSGVGVRAAGPAILLSYVVAGVLVIFVMRMLGELAAARPASGTFATYGRQAFGHWAGFSLGWLYWFMLIMVMGAEITGAGAIMGSWFGVPGWIPALVAVVIFTIVNLAAVRGFGEFEYWFAFIKVAVIVIFILIGFALLFGLFPDYDSPGLSNFSDFAPNGIAGIAAGLLAVAFAFGGIEIVTIAAAESEKPSESIASAVRAVILRISIFYLGAVFLIAALLPFKTLGAAESAAESPFTRVLELAGIPGAVKGMEIVIVLALLSAFNAQIYATSRLVFSFSKTGYAPKFFAQVNSSRVPIRAVISSLLFAFISVALQVWGPANLIGILFNAVGGSLLVIWLMIALSQIKLRPQLEAEGSLQVRMWAYPVLSWITVIMILGLTALMLFDAQARLQVLTVAIAFAALSGLGVVIGKKAGDDHTKDALV
- the glgA gene encoding glycogen synthase, with protein sequence MRIAMLTKEYPPEIYGGAGVHVTELVRHMRELETVDVHCMGGPRQEENVYVHGVDPELKNANASVQTLSTGLRMANQLNAGGPVDVVHSHTWYTGLGGHVGALLNEIPHVATAHSLEPHRPWKREQLGGGYLVSSWSEKNAMEKADAVIAVSAKMKEAILDAYPAIDPDRIHVVLNGIDSQLWQPRPIFAEAAETTGRSVLQEIGVDPSRPIVSFVGRITRQKGVPHLLRAIRHMDSEIQVVLCAGAPDTPEIEAEVTGLVEELQSSRDGVFWVKEMLPKENLQEILTASDVFLCPSIYEPLGIVNLEAMACGTAVVASDVGGIPEVVVDGSTGTLVHYDAHEAEAFEQDLARATNDLVADRHKVRAFGQAGRDRAVDTFSWATIAQQTVDVYRSLL
- a CDS encoding leucyl aminopeptidase family protein, with the protein product MPTTAPIPSIPQRVVELTAGERLESSEIIEVSILSSDAAQSPGMEIQADGSFVYGLKGSRLALLDLTHAEDFEDDGWRAAGADIVRRLSTLIQGHPVRAKKHLVQVSVPANVSADKLRSLAIGMTVGNHTFVTTNKRRKPKVRRAHIVLPGNGKSATSEHLANAVKTGARLGAATCLARDLANAPANVKSPEWFARQAKKAVNDIEGVKVRIRDEEWLQQKGFGGILAVGQGSVRPPRLVELVWDPERIGQKRRRKTVVLVGKGVTFDTGGISIKPSANMDSMRTDMTGGASVLSAFQALAEMQVPRKVVALIPMAENMPSASAFRPGDVIEHYGGLTSEITNTDAEGRLLLADAVNYGARKHKPAAVVSIATLTGAAKVALGLRTGAVFAPDWGVGVKLSRRGASVGERWWPMPTPEYVEDDVDSKIADVRQCPPGPGATTAAMFVRRFTRGVAHVHLDIAGPGRAEGIYDEITPLGTGFGARTLIQWLSR